CCAGATCGCGACGACGAGCGACGGCGTGACGAGCGAAAACAGCGCGACGCCGCAGATCGCGCCGGCGACCGCGCCGATCGTCGTGCCGTGTCTTGCGTGCTGCATCGCAGCGATCGGGTGCGCGGCCGGATGGGCCGCGCGGAACGGGTGTTCGGACCATCGCGGTGCGTGCTGGCCGCGCGGATTGACGAAGAACAGACTGACATCCTCGGCGACGAAACCGCTGTCGAGAAGCCGCTGGGCGGCGGCCTCGGCGGCGCGCTGCGTCGTGAAGCGTGCTGCGACGATCAATGACATGGCGCCCTCCTGACGGTGGCGTGAAGGCCATCCGAATGCCCGTCGCCCGAACGGCGAATGCGCTCGGCTTGCGGCGCGGGCATGTATTGGACAGCCGGCGCCGTGCGGAGTGCTGGCGGCGGCGGGGGCGCGTGCGGATTCCGGCGCGCCACGACGGACGACGACGGACGACGACGGACGACGACGGACGGGGAGTATGGGGCGGGATCGTGCGGCCGGTGGATACCGCCCCGTTGCGCGCGGCGGGATGGTCGCCCGAATGGCCGAATCGACGCGGCCGCGCGAGGCTGCGAAAGTGGCGGGTGTGCGGGACGCGTTGCGTCCGGGTGGCGGATTGCCGGAAGTCGATGCGAAACGAGCAGGCGATGCCGGCCGGCGAAGCTGCGGCGAACGCCGTCGGAGCCGTCGTGCGGCACTGCGGCACGGTGTGCCGTCGCTCGCGCGCCAGCCGCCGCGCGTCGACATGTGCTGACATGTGCCGCCACGCGTTGGCGTAGATGGCCGCTAGCGGTGCCTGTGGCCGCCAGTGACCGGCTTCGCGGCGCTCAGTTTGCCGCGGTGGTCGTGTCGCGCTGCGCGCGGATTCGCATCAGGCTCACGGTTGCCGCGACGGCGGCGAACGCCGTCGCGGTGTAGAGCGCGATCGTCGGCCCGTGCTGCGGCGCGACGCCGAAGATCAGCGCGACGAGCGCGGCGCCGAACGTCTGCCCGGTGAGCCGCGCGGTGCCGAGCATCCCGCTCGCGCCGCCCGCGCGCTCGCGCGGCGCGGCCGACAGGATCGCGCGATTGTTCGGCGACTGAAAAAGCCCGAAGCCCGCGCCGCACAGCGCCATGCGCCACACGATGTCGACGGGCGTCGGGTGCGCGCCGATCGTCGCGAGCGCGAGCAGGCCCGATGCGAAGAGTGCGAGGCCGACGCCGCCGAGCGCGCCCGCCGAATAGCGGTCGGACAGCACGCCCGCGAGCGGCGCGGCGACCACGATCACGAGCGGCCACGGCGTCATGTAGAGCCCCGTCTGCACCTGCGAGAAGCCGAGCGTGTTTTGCAGCCAGAACGGCAGCGCGACGAACGCGAGCATCTGCGACGTGAACGACGCGACCGATGTGCTGATCGACAGCGCGAAGATCGGGATGCGCAGCAGATCGACGGGCAAGAGCGGCGCAGGCTGTGTCAGCTGTCGCCTGACGAAGAAGTAGCCGATCACGACGGCCGCGAGCGCGGTGAGCGCGACGCTCACGCGATCTTCGCCGTGGCCGAGCCCGTCGACGGACACGATCAGCAGCCCGAACACGCATGCGTTCATCATGGCGCTGACGAAATCGTACGGCGCGTCGCGGCCCGGATTCACGGGCAGCGCGCGCAGGCTGCCGTACACGGCGGCGACGCCGATCGGCACGTTGATCGCGAAGAGCCACGGCCACGGCGCGACGGCGAGCACGGCGGACGCGATGGTCGGCCCGACGGCCGACGACAGCGCAACGACCATCGCGTTGATCGCGACGCCGCGCCCGAGCTGCGACGACGGATAGATCATCCGCACGAGCGCGGTATTGACGCTCATGATGCCGGCCGCGCCGAAGCCCTGGATCACGCGCAGCGTCGCGAGCGCGGGCAGCGTGCTCGACAGCGCGCAGCCGAGCGACGCCGCGGTGAAGAGCGCGAGCCCCGCGATGTAGACGCGCCGGTAGCCGATCCGGTCGCCGAGCGACGCGAGCGGCAGCAGCGAGATCGTGACGGCGAGCTGGTACGCGTTGACGATCCAGATCGACGCGGCGTCGGAGGCGCGCAGATCGCGGGCGATCGTCGGCAGCGCGACGTTCGCGATCGCGCCGTCGAGCACGGCGAGCGTGATGCCCAGCGCGACGCAAACGATCGCCCAGTAGCGTTGCGGGAGCGGCAGTCCGGAGTCGGCGTTCATGACGGAGGCGATGGCGAGGCGAGGGGCGGCGAGTACGTTGCGGACGCGGCCGCCGGCATGCGCGCCGAGTCGCGCGGCCGGCGGCGAAGGGCCGGGCGGAATGCCCGGCCGGGACGGCTTACTTCAGTTCGTAGAGGCCGGTGTAAGTGGCCGAATCGATTTCGTTCAGATGGATCATGAAGCGGGCGACCGCGTTGGTCGTGTCCTTCGTGACGGGCAGCGAGTCGACCTTCAGCGCGTGCAGTCGGAAGACGTAGCGATGCGGCTTGTCGCCGCGCGGCGGCGCGGCGCCGCCGAAGCCTTCGTCGCCGTAGTCGTTGCGCACCTGCACGGCGCTTGCGGGCAGCGTCGCGCTGCCCGCCGCGCCCGCGTTCTGCGGCAGGCTCGTCGTGCCGGCCGGGATGTTGACGACGGTCCAGTGCCAGAAGCCGCTGCCCGTCGGCGCATCGGGATCGTAGACCGTGAGCGCGAGGCTTTTCGCATCGGCGGGCACGCCTTCCCAGTGGAGCGCGGGCGAGCGGTTGCCGCCGTCGACGCCGAAGCCTTCGTGTTTGTACTCTTGCGCCTTCGGCATGAAGCCGTTGGCCGGAAACTCGTCAGTCCAAAGCCGGAAATCAGCCATGGGGGCCTCCTTGTGAAGTTCGACAGAGTGGCGCCTGCGCGTCGCGGCGACGAACGCGCGCGAGCGTCGGCGTGAGCCGGTCGAGTGTATCACCGGCGTTCGAATCGTGAAGTCGGGGCGCGCGCCGCCTCACCGCTTCACCGCCTCATGCCGTGCCGGATACCGTCGACGCATCGTGCGATACGGCTCGCCCGCGGTCGCGCGCCGCTTTCACGCCTCGAAGTCGAGCCCGCCGAGCAGCACGAGTGCATCGGTCTGCGTGCGTGAGCCGAAGTCGATGCCGCGCGCGTTTTCCCACGCGGGCAGCTTGCGCGGCAGCGCCGCCAGATAGCGCTCGAAGCGCGCGGCGCCGTCCTCCGCCATCAGGCGCTCGATCTCATCGATGTCCCACGTGAGCGCGATGTTCAGCGGGTGTGCGTAGCCGCGCACGTGCTCGGCGGGCGGCGCGGCAATCCGCACCTGCGTCGGATGGCCATGGCCGCCGTAGCCGACGACCTCGGTGTTCGCCCGATGGGTCAGCAAATCGGCGATGGCGCGCGCAATGCGCGGCGCGAACTCGGTATCGAATCGGCGGGCAGTGTCTGGGCTCATCGACGGCGTCTCCTTTGTGCCGAAAATCGTAGCACGGCGCATGCGTGCACGAGCGAGGGCGCGACGCGCGTAATGCCGCGTTACCACTTGCTGCATCTATTACGGCCGACGGTGCCCACAATGGCCCTCGTCATGCATCACGTTCGACGGAGTCCATCATGAAGAAGATCGCGGCAGTTCTGTTGACGGCGGGCAGCCTCGCGCTCGCGGGGCCCGCGAGCGCGCACGATCGCGGCGGCGACATCGTCGGTGCGCTGATCGGCGGCGCGGTGCTGGGGG
Above is a window of Burkholderia thailandensis E264 DNA encoding:
- a CDS encoding YbhB/YbcL family Raf kinase inhibitor-like protein; translated protein: MADFRLWTDEFPANGFMPKAQEYKHEGFGVDGGNRSPALHWEGVPADAKSLALTVYDPDAPTGSGFWHWTVVNIPAGTTSLPQNAGAAGSATLPASAVQVRNDYGDEGFGGAAPPRGDKPHRYVFRLHALKVDSLPVTKDTTNAVARFMIHLNEIDSATYTGLYELK
- a CDS encoding MFS transporter, whose product is MNADSGLPLPQRYWAIVCVALGITLAVLDGAIANVALPTIARDLRASDAASIWIVNAYQLAVTISLLPLASLGDRIGYRRVYIAGLALFTAASLGCALSSTLPALATLRVIQGFGAAGIMSVNTALVRMIYPSSQLGRGVAINAMVVALSSAVGPTIASAVLAVAPWPWLFAINVPIGVAAVYGSLRALPVNPGRDAPYDFVSAMMNACVFGLLIVSVDGLGHGEDRVSVALTALAAVVIGYFFVRRQLTQPAPLLPVDLLRIPIFALSISTSVASFTSQMLAFVALPFWLQNTLGFSQVQTGLYMTPWPLVIVVAAPLAGVLSDRYSAGALGGVGLALFASGLLALATIGAHPTPVDIVWRMALCGAGFGLFQSPNNRAILSAAPRERAGGASGMLGTARLTGQTFGAALVALIFGVAPQHGPTIALYTATAFAAVAATVSLMRIRAQRDTTTAAN
- a CDS encoding DUF5594 family protein, with amino-acid sequence MSPDTARRFDTEFAPRIARAIADLLTHRANTEVVGYGGHGHPTQVRIAAPPAEHVRGYAHPLNIALTWDIDEIERLMAEDGAARFERYLAALPRKLPAWENARGIDFGSRTQTDALVLLGGLDFEA